The following proteins are co-located in the Primulina tabacum isolate GXHZ01 chromosome 11, ASM2559414v2, whole genome shotgun sequence genome:
- the LOC142518121 gene encoding uncharacterized protein LOC142518121 — MFPGASRKRKEMESHHGSTSLKTLVQQTAVSPVATSFKGAEQKPLPSNRLLAGYMAHEFLTKGTLLGEKFDPARAEAFPLSKNKQVQNRAEPATEAETRGQTKPHGYAEVASLLKSDGVHIPGIVNPTQLGRWIQM; from the coding sequence ATGTTTCCTGGCGCGTCACGCAAGCGGAAAGAGATGGAGTCACATCACGGTTCCACGTCCCTGAAAACGTTGGTCCAACAAACGGCCGTTAGTCCCGTTGCGACGTCGTTCAAGGGGGCCGAGCAGAAGCCTCTCCCTTCCAACCGGCTCTTAGCCGGTTACATGGCCCACGAGTTCCTGACCAAGGGAACGCTGCTTGGGGAGAAGTTCGACCCTGCTCGAGCCGAGGCTTTTCCATTGAGCAAGAACAAGCAGGTTCAGAACCGGGCCGAGCCGGCAACGGAAGCCGAGACTAGAGGACAAACGAAGCCGCATGGGTATGCTGAGGTGGCGAGCTTGCTGAAGAGCGATGGGGTCCACATCCCAGGAATAGTGAATCCCACGCAATTAGGGCGGTGGATTCAGATGTAG